From Caretta caretta isolate rCarCar2 chromosome 9, rCarCar1.hap1, whole genome shotgun sequence, one genomic window encodes:
- the ZNF711 gene encoding zinc finger protein 711 isoform X3, which translates to MNLTSYINGSIMSISVDDVGEKLDHIGSTPLKISTEVSHDDVSKDDGFGSEVIKVYIFKAEAEDDVEIGGTEIVTESDFHNGHSVAGVIEQGAVGRMQREKMVYMAVKDSSQEDEDISCAEIADEVYMEVIVGEEEATSLPDTQLEDSGVNKTFVPVAWAAAYGDERRLPRRYEDCQAAGNNLDTRLENKNGNAAQYLQICDSINTNRALKQKAKKRRRGETRQWQTAVIIGPDGQPLTVYPCHICGKKFKSRGFLKRHMKNHPDHMIKKKYQCTDCDFTTNKKVSFHNHLESHKLINKVDKTHEFTEYTRRYREASPLSSNKLILRDKEPKLHKCKYCDYETAEQGLLNRHLLAVHSKNFPHVCVECGKGFRHPSELKKHMRTHTGEKPYQCQHCVFRCADQSNLKTHIKSKHGTDLPFKCEHCPQAFTDEKELQQHTELFQGHKTHQCPHCDHKSTNSSDLKRHIISVHTKDFPHKCEVCEKGFHRPSELKKHSETHKGKKIHQCRHCDFKTSDPFVLSGHILSVHTKDLPFKCKRCKRGFRQQNELKKHMKTHSGRKVYQCQYCEYSTTDASGFKRHVISIHTKDYPHRCEYCKKGFRRPSEKNQHIMRHHKEAIM; encoded by the exons tggaTGATGTTGGAGAAAAATTAGACCATATTGGAAgcacacctttaaaaatcagcacTGAGGTTTCACACGATGATGTTTCTAAAGATGATGGATTTGGTTCAGAAGTTATAAAAGTGTATATATTTAAAGCTGAAGCTGAGGATGATGTGGAAATAG gaGGAACAGAAATTGTCACAGAGAGTGACTTCCACAATGGACATTCTGTAGCTGGAGTCATTGAGCAGGGAGCTGTAGGCAGAATGCAGCGAGAAAAGATGGTTTACATGGCTGTTAAGGACTCTTCTCAGGAAGATGAAGATATTA GTTGTGCTGAAATAGCAGATGAAGTTTATATGGAGGTCATTGTAGGTGAAGAGGAAGCAACATCACTTCCCGACACACAACTTGAAGACTCTGGTGTGAATAAAACTTTTGTTCCTGTTGCTTGGGCTGCTGCTTATG GAGATGAAAGACGACTGCCCAGAAGGTATGAAGACTGTCAAGCAGCAG GAAATAACTTGGATACACGATTAGAAAACAAAAATGGTAATGCAGCACAGTACCTGCAAATCTGTGATAGCATTAACACAAATAGAGCGCTTAAACAAAAAGccaagaagaggaggaggggagaaaccAGGCAGTGGCAAACAG CTGTTATAATAGGTCCTGACGGACAGCCCTTAACTGTTTACCCTTGTCACATATGTGGGAAAAAATTTAAATCCAGAGGATTCCTGAAAAGGCATATGAAGAACCACCCAGATCATATGATTAAGAAGAAATACCAGTGTACGGATTGTGACTTTACAACTAACAAAAAAGTAAGTTTCCACAACCATCTGGAAAGCCATAAACTTATAAATAAAGTTGACAAAACCCATGAGTTTACAGAATATACAAGGAGATACAGAGAGGCAAGCCCATTGAGTTCTAATAAACTGATATTGAGGGACAAGGAGCCTAAACTACACAAGTGCAAATACTGTGACTATGAGACTGCAGAACAGGGACTGCTGAATAGACATCTGCTTGCAGTTCACAGCAAGAACTTTCCTCATGTTTGTGTTGAGTGTGGGAAAGGATTCCGTCATCCATCTGAGCTTAAAAAGCATATGAGGACCCACACAGGAGAAAAGCCATACCAGTGTCAGCACTGTGTCTTCAGATGTGCTGATCAGTCCAATCTAAAAACACACATAAAATCCAAACATGGGACTGATTTACCATTTAAATGTGAGCATTGTCCCCAGGCATTCACAGATGAAAAAGAACTTCAGCAGCACACAGAGTTATTTCAAGGACATAAGACTCATCAGTGTCCACATTGTGACCATAAGAGCACCAACTCAAGCGACCTGAAACGACACATTATTTCGGTTCACACGAAGGACTTTCCCCACAAATGTGAGGTATGTGAAAAAGGCTTCCATCGTCCATCTGAGCTCAAAAAGCATAGTGAAACCCACAAAGGTAAAAAGATACATCAGTGTAGGCACTGTGACTTTAAAACTTCAGATCCTTTTGTACTTAGTGGACATATCCTCTCAGTTCACACCAAGGACCTGCCTTTTAAATGTAAAAGGTGCAAGAGAGGATTTAGGCAGCAAAACGAACTTAAGAAGCACATGAAGACCCACAGTGGAAGAAAAGTGTATCAATGCCAGTATTGTGAATATAGCACTACGGATGCATCAGGCTTTAAGCGACATGTAATATCAATACACACAAAAGACTATCCACACAGGTGTGAATACTGCAAAAAGGGATTCCGTAGACcatcagaaaaaaatcaacataTAATGAGGCATCACAAAGAGGCCATAATGTAA
- the ZNF711 gene encoding zinc finger protein 711 isoform X4, whose protein sequence is MDDVGEKLDHIGSTPLKISTEVSHDDVSKDDGFGSEVIKVYIFKAEAEDDVEIGGTEIVTESDFHNGHSVAGVIEQGAVGRMQREKMVYMAVKDSSQEDEDISCAEIADEVYMEVIVGEEEATSLPDTQLEDSGVNKTFVPVAWAAAYGDERRLPRRYEDCQAAGNNLDTRLENKNGNAAQYLQICDSINTNRALKQKAKKRRRGETRQWQTAVIIGPDGQPLTVYPCHICGKKFKSRGFLKRHMKNHPDHMIKKKYQCTDCDFTTNKKVSFHNHLESHKLINKVDKTHEFTEYTRRYREASPLSSNKLILRDKEPKLHKCKYCDYETAEQGLLNRHLLAVHSKNFPHVCVECGKGFRHPSELKKHMRTHTGEKPYQCQHCVFRCADQSNLKTHIKSKHGTDLPFKCEHCPQAFTDEKELQQHTELFQGHKTHQCPHCDHKSTNSSDLKRHIISVHTKDFPHKCEVCEKGFHRPSELKKHSETHKGKKIHQCRHCDFKTSDPFVLSGHILSVHTKDLPFKCKRCKRGFRQQNELKKHMKTHSGRKVYQCQYCEYSTTDASGFKRHVISIHTKDYPHRCEYCKKGFRRPSEKNQHIMRHHKEAIM, encoded by the exons tggaTGATGTTGGAGAAAAATTAGACCATATTGGAAgcacacctttaaaaatcagcacTGAGGTTTCACACGATGATGTTTCTAAAGATGATGGATTTGGTTCAGAAGTTATAAAAGTGTATATATTTAAAGCTGAAGCTGAGGATGATGTGGAAATAG gaGGAACAGAAATTGTCACAGAGAGTGACTTCCACAATGGACATTCTGTAGCTGGAGTCATTGAGCAGGGAGCTGTAGGCAGAATGCAGCGAGAAAAGATGGTTTACATGGCTGTTAAGGACTCTTCTCAGGAAGATGAAGATATTA GTTGTGCTGAAATAGCAGATGAAGTTTATATGGAGGTCATTGTAGGTGAAGAGGAAGCAACATCACTTCCCGACACACAACTTGAAGACTCTGGTGTGAATAAAACTTTTGTTCCTGTTGCTTGGGCTGCTGCTTATG GAGATGAAAGACGACTGCCCAGAAGGTATGAAGACTGTCAAGCAGCAG GAAATAACTTGGATACACGATTAGAAAACAAAAATGGTAATGCAGCACAGTACCTGCAAATCTGTGATAGCATTAACACAAATAGAGCGCTTAAACAAAAAGccaagaagaggaggaggggagaaaccAGGCAGTGGCAAACAG CTGTTATAATAGGTCCTGACGGACAGCCCTTAACTGTTTACCCTTGTCACATATGTGGGAAAAAATTTAAATCCAGAGGATTCCTGAAAAGGCATATGAAGAACCACCCAGATCATATGATTAAGAAGAAATACCAGTGTACGGATTGTGACTTTACAACTAACAAAAAAGTAAGTTTCCACAACCATCTGGAAAGCCATAAACTTATAAATAAAGTTGACAAAACCCATGAGTTTACAGAATATACAAGGAGATACAGAGAGGCAAGCCCATTGAGTTCTAATAAACTGATATTGAGGGACAAGGAGCCTAAACTACACAAGTGCAAATACTGTGACTATGAGACTGCAGAACAGGGACTGCTGAATAGACATCTGCTTGCAGTTCACAGCAAGAACTTTCCTCATGTTTGTGTTGAGTGTGGGAAAGGATTCCGTCATCCATCTGAGCTTAAAAAGCATATGAGGACCCACACAGGAGAAAAGCCATACCAGTGTCAGCACTGTGTCTTCAGATGTGCTGATCAGTCCAATCTAAAAACACACATAAAATCCAAACATGGGACTGATTTACCATTTAAATGTGAGCATTGTCCCCAGGCATTCACAGATGAAAAAGAACTTCAGCAGCACACAGAGTTATTTCAAGGACATAAGACTCATCAGTGTCCACATTGTGACCATAAGAGCACCAACTCAAGCGACCTGAAACGACACATTATTTCGGTTCACACGAAGGACTTTCCCCACAAATGTGAGGTATGTGAAAAAGGCTTCCATCGTCCATCTGAGCTCAAAAAGCATAGTGAAACCCACAAAGGTAAAAAGATACATCAGTGTAGGCACTGTGACTTTAAAACTTCAGATCCTTTTGTACTTAGTGGACATATCCTCTCAGTTCACACCAAGGACCTGCCTTTTAAATGTAAAAGGTGCAAGAGAGGATTTAGGCAGCAAAACGAACTTAAGAAGCACATGAAGACCCACAGTGGAAGAAAAGTGTATCAATGCCAGTATTGTGAATATAGCACTACGGATGCATCAGGCTTTAAGCGACATGTAATATCAATACACACAAAAGACTATCCACACAGGTGTGAATACTGCAAAAAGGGATTCCGTAGACcatcagaaaaaaatcaacataTAATGAGGCATCACAAAGAGGCCATAATGTAA